The sequence below is a genomic window from Candidatus Methylomirabilota bacterium.
ACCACCGCGTTTGGGTTCAGCACCGACTCGAGCAGGTATCCCGGCGGATGATGGTGCCCCATGCCGGTGAGGTCGGGGCCGGGGCCCGTGGGGGCGGGGTAGCGCTCGCCCGCCACGCGGTGACAGAGATAACAGCGCAGGCGCGCGAACACCGCGCGTCCCCTCGTGGGATCGCCGGCGGGCGGCGTGAAGCGCCAGCCCTCCGGCACGCCGCCGGCGGCGTGGAGCGCCTCCATGCTGATCCGGGCGGGCGGCTTCGCCGCCTCGTCCTCGTCGACCTGCATGTGCTCGGTGTGCCCGGCGTGACGCGGCGGCGTCGAGTCGGTGAGCGCCGCGGTCGCCGCGAACACGCCCAGCGCCAGCAACGCCTCGCGGCCCACGTAGCGGCGGAGCCGGGCGGGGCCCGCTTCCTCGTCCTCGCGCAGGCGCGGGAGGACGAGGAAGCGATTGCCGGCGCCGTACGCCACGAGCAGGACCACCAGCCCAAGCTTCACGCAGAGCGCCCGTCCGTAGCCTGTGGTCCACAGCGCGGCCGCGTCGGGAAGCTGGGTCCACGCGTTCCACGCGCCCGTCGCCACCACCGCGGCGAGGCACCAGGCCGCGAGGCGAGAGAAGCGTCGGCACACCGCGGTGAGCGTGCCGGGGCGCCAGCCGGGCG
It includes:
- a CDS encoding CopD family protein, with protein sequence MLSGVIRWAGLTAFAVLAGALALDLLLLPREDALDPARRRLARWIDAAVAVLFVTSAGELVARAGVMAGAPAGRELAAVLSAIPAVLAHTHFGAVWILRGVALLAIAVVRRLRFRGAALPLALLVAATTTLAGHAADDGDWSAASVNDWVHVVAGGTWTGGLMALALLLHREAPGWRPGTLTAVCRRFSRLAAWCLAAVVATGAWNAWTQLPDAAALWTTGYGRALCVKLGLVVLLVAYGAGNRFLVLPRLREDEEAGPARLRRYVGREALLALGVFAATAALTDSTPPRHAGHTEHMQVDEDEAAKPPARISMEALHAAGGVPEGWRFTPPAGDPTRGRAVFARLRCYLCHRVAGERYPAPTGPGPDLTGMGHHHPPGYLLESVLNPNAVVVEGRGYTDARGRSVMPELTRDLTVEELVDLVAYLRTL